In one Alnus glutinosa chromosome 14, dhAlnGlut1.1, whole genome shotgun sequence genomic region, the following are encoded:
- the LOC133857438 gene encoding LOW QUALITY PROTEIN: uncharacterized protein LOC133857438 (The sequence of the model RefSeq protein was modified relative to this genomic sequence to represent the inferred CDS: substituted 1 base at 1 genomic stop codon), with product MIGDVEKMVAVGLVWGATNAIMRRGALLWDEALKSTSRPPQAQEQAPPHHKLIASLKNWLTLLSIWQYSVPFXINLSASATFFAILSHTPISLTVPVTNATTFAATAVFGLLLGEKTRVAHALIGTGLIVLGVWLCIT from the coding sequence ATGATCGGGGACGTAGAGAAGATGGTGGCAGTGGGGCTAGTCTGGGGCGCCACCAACGCTATCATGCGCCGCGGCGCGCTGCTCTGGGACGAGGCCCTCAAATCCACTTCGAGGCCACCACAAGCACAAGAACAAGCACCGCCCCACCACAAGCTCATCGCTTCGCTCAAGAATTGGCTCACCCTCCTCTCGATCTGGCAGTACTCGGTCCCCTTCTAGATAAACCTCTCGGCCTCCGCTACCTTCTTCGCCATTCTAAGCCACACCCCCATCTCTCTCACCGTGCCCGTCACTAATGCCACGACGTTTGCTGCCACGGCCGTCTTCGGATTGCTGTTGGGGGAGAAGACCCGCGTGGCCCACGCTTTGATTGGTACGGGTCTGATCGTTCTCGGTGTTTGGCTTTGTATTACGTGA
- the LOC133857988 gene encoding protein SPEAR3: MGSSYFGEPNLGNEKGGGSSSRKSKKNNSDKPKQPQRGLGVAQLEKIRLHGQMGCAYHPSLHGPYPTNFNNEDMRVQTAYSPISSSSSFSYSSSSSSSSASYGYHPNIMMGLGEYERANLRYGDSQPTATARWDPSSTPTLETQHFGQPSMTRHLLNLHIEDSEGDKNSKKLRSNSMGSSSQNSESSDNQEPDLELRLSL; this comes from the exons ATGGGCAGCAGTTATTTTGGAGAGCCAAATTTGGGAAATGAAAAAGGAGGTGGGTCTTCTTCAAGGAAGAGCAAGAAGAACAATTCAGACAAGCCCAAGCAGCCACAGAGAGGTCTTGGGGTTGCTCAATTAGAGAAGATCAGATTACATGGCCAAATGGGTTGTGCATACCATCCCTCCCTTCATGGGCCATATCCCACTAATTTTAACAAT GAGGATATGAGAGTGCAAACAGCTTATTCACctatatcatcatcatcatcctttTCTTATTCATCCTCCTCATCGTCATCCTCAGCTTCTTATGGTTACCACCCCAACATCATG ATGGGGCTAGGAGAATATGAAAGAGCAAATCTCAGATATGGTGATTCTCAACCTACTGCTACAGCAAG ATGGGATCCCAGCAGTACTCCCACCTTAGAGACTCAACATTTTGGGCAGCCAAGCATGACGAGACACCTTCTAAATCTACACATAgag GACTCGGAGGGCGATAAAAACAGCAAGAAACTTAGGAGTAATTCCATGGGATCAAGCAGTCAGAATTCTGAATCGAGTGACAATCAGGAACCGGATTTGGAGCTCAGACTTTCACTTTAA
- the LOC133857534 gene encoding aldehyde oxidase GLOX1-like — MASLRGILFIFPLLLATAHSQMFFPHPVFGGSNGKDGKLHLPGITIRNPFAGSDDDDDRDIFKVNDPGGKPPLETDYKGLWELVSKDSGANAMHVNLLPNNKVVMYDATAFHMSTIRLPNGECFPFKTDQGAEREDCWCHAVVYDIDTAQIRPLKVAWDPWCSSGGLAADGTLVSTGGWLRGARTVRYMRTCDDCDWKEYPTALADSRWYATQATLADGSFILVGGRRSYSYEYVPPEGNSNPQAIKFPFLDETSDLDENNLYPFVHLSTDGNVFIFANNRSVLLDPKTNKIIREFPVLDGGSRNYPASAMSALLPIKLYVQNADVIQAEVIVCGGAKPFAYGLAQKGTFIPALQDCNRLQITKPNPMWKKETMPTPRVMGDMLILPTGDLLILNGAKRGTAGWYLADEPNLTPVLYSPDKPRNQRFKELNPSKIPRMYHSASTVLPDGRILVGGSNPNAGYNFTAKYPTEMRIEKFSPPSLDPGLDVQRPEIMVESSEATLAYGEKFSVQFKLATLFVDKSDIKVTMYAPPFTTHGYSMNQRLLVLGKVDVEQALLPGVHNVEVMAPPTRAVAPPGYYLLFMVYRGVPSEGMWVQIK, encoded by the exons ATGGCCTCCCTGCGTGGAATCTTGTTTATTTTCCCACTCTTGCTTGCCACCGCGCATTCCCAAATGTTCTTCCCACACCCTGTGTTCGGAGGATCCAACGGCAAGGATGGGAAGCTACATCTTCCAGGCATCACAATCCGAAACCCTTTTGCCGGATCCGATGACGACGACGACAGGGATATTTTTAAGGTGAACGATCCGGGGGGGAAGCCTCCGTTGGAGACAGACTACAAAGGTTTGTGGGAGCTGGTTTCCAAGGACTCCGGAGCCAATGCCATGCACGTGAATTTACTTCCCAACAACAAGGTTGTAATGTACGATGCCACCGCCTTCCACATGTCAACAATTAGATTGCCAAACGGAGAATGTTTTCCCTTCAAGACAGATCAAGGGGCTGAGAGGGAGGATTGTTGGTGTCACGCAGTGGTGTATGATATTGACACGGCACAAATCAGACCACTCAAG GTTGCGTGGGATCCATGGTGCTCATCGGGAGGGCTTGCAGCAGACGGTACATTGGTTAGTACCGGTGGGTGGTTAAGAGGAGCAAGAACTGTTAGATACATGCGCACGTGCGACGACTGCGATTGGAAAGAATACCCGACTGCACTCGCAGATTCAAGAtg GTATGCAACACAAGCAACCCTCGCCGATGGTAGCTTCATTTTGGTGGGTGGCCGAAGGTCATACAGCTACGAATACGTACCGCCTGAAGGAAATTCCAATCCCCAAGCCATCAAGTTTCCCTTTCTCGACGAAACCAGCGATTTGGACGAGAACAATCTCTACCCTTTCGTCCACCTCTCCACCGACGGCAACGTCTTCATCTTCGCCAACAACCGCTCGGTGCTCCTCGACCCAAAGACCAACAAGATCATCCGTGAGTTCCCCGTCTTGGACGGCGGCTCTCGGAACTACCCGGCTTCGGCAATGTCCGCTCTCCTCCCAATAAAGCTCTACGTCCAGAACGCCGACGTCATCCAGGCCGAGGTCATCGTTTGCGGCGGTGCAAAGCCTTTTGCCTACGGATTAGCCCAGAAGGGAACCTTCATTCCGGCACTACAAGACTGCAACAGGCTTCAAATCACGAAGCCTAACCCCATGTGGAAGAAAGAGACCATGCCTACACCGCGTGTTATGGGTGATATGCTCATTCTTCCTACTGGGGACCTCCTCATTCTTAATGGTGCCAAGCGAG gTACAGCGGGTTGGTACTTAGCGGATGAACCCAACCTCACTCCGGTCCTTTATAGTCCTGATAAGCCGAGGAACCAAAGATTTAAGGAGCTTAATCCCAGCAAGATTCCAAGAATGTACCACTCTGCCTCGACGGTGCTTCCCGACGGCAGGATATTAGTCGGAGGTAGCAATCCTAATGCAGGGTATAACTTCACAGCCAAGTACCCTACCGAGATGAGGATAGAGAAATTCTCACCGCCGTCTTTGGATCCTGGTTTGGATGTTCAAAGGCCGGAAATCATGGTGGAGTCGTCGGAGGCCACTCTAGCGTACGGAGAGAAGTTCTCGGTGCAGTTTAAGCTTGCTACTCTGTTTGTGGACAAGAGTGACATCAAGGTGACCATGTATGCCCCGCCTTTTACGACGCACGGCTACTCCATGAATCAAAGACTGCTTGTTCTGGGTAAGGTTGACGTGGAACAGGCTTTGCTGCCAGGTGTTCACAATGTTGAGGTGATGGCGCCACCTACGAGAGCGGTTGCTCCGCCCGGGTACTACCTACTCTTCATGGTTTATCGTGGAGTTCCGAGCGAGGGAATGTGGGTGCAAATCAAGTAG
- the LOC133857437 gene encoding probable xyloglucan endotransglucosylase/hydrolase protein 26 has product MARLQVLLMALFISAIALDQSFVNAKFSKSMYFTPGANSQSAILGNGDDLQLVLDNTAGSRVQSKKAFLFGSIEMLMKLVPGNSAGTVTAYYVSSSGSNHDEIDYEFLGNVSGQPYIIHTNIYTQGNGSKEQQFYPWFDPTADFHNYTIHWNPTEVVWYVDSIPIRVFRNYENEGIAYPSKQGMKVYSSIWNADNWATRGGLEKINWTCSPFTARLSQFRPRACKWKGPISISQCASETNPANWWTSPIYKQLGYAKSGQLQWVQDNYMIYNYCTDYKRFNGQMAPECSKPQF; this is encoded by the exons ATGGCGAGGTTACAGGTTTTGTTAATGGCTCTATTCATCTCTGCAATTGCACTTGATCAAAGTTTTGTCAATGCCAAGTTTTCCAAGAGTATGTATTTCACTCCGGGCGCCAACAGTCAGTCTGCAATCCTAGGAAATGGCGATGATCTTCAACTTGTGTTGGATAACACAGCCG GCAGTCGTGTTCAATCAAAGAAAGCTTTCTTATTTGGAAGCATTGAAATGCTCATGAAGTTGGTACCAGGGAACTCTGCTGGAACTGTCACAGCCTACTAC GTATCCTCTAGTGGGAGCAACCATGACGAAATAGACTATGAGTTCTTAGGGAATGTTTCGGGACAACCTTACATTATCCACACTAACATCTACACACAAGGAAATGGAAGCAAGGAGCAGCAATTCTACCCTTGGTTTGACCCAACTGCTGATTTCCACAACTACACCATACATTGGAACCCCACTGAAGTTGT GTGGTATGTCGATAGTATACCAATACGCGTTTTCAGAAACTATGAGAATGAGGGGATTGCGTACCCCAGCAAGCAAGGGATGAAAGTTTACTCCAGCATATGGAATGCGGATAACTGGGCAACAAGAGGGGGGCTGGAGAAGATCAACTGGACCTGTTCACCCTTCACAGCAAGATTAAGCCAATTTAGGCCAAGGGCTTGCAAATGGAAAGGACCTATCAGCATTAGTCAATGTGCTTCTGAAACCAATCCCGCTAACTGGTGGACTTCGCCCATATACAAACAGTTGGGTTATGCTAAGTCGGGTCAGTTACAGTGGGTCCAAGATAACTACATGATCTACAACTACTGCACAGATTATAAAAGGTTCAATGGACAGATGGCTCCTGAATGTTCGAAACCACAATTCTAA